In the Elizabethkingia bruuniana genome, TAATTACAATGTAGTACATTTTGGCGATGTTGTTTATACTAAAAGTCCAACGGGTGAATTTCCGTATGGAATAATAAAACAAAGTTTTATTAGTGAAAATGTTGCAGTTTCTCCACTATATGGAGTTTATGAACCCAAAAATGTATGTATTGGAAATATTCTCCACTATTATTTCAATAGTCCGATCAATGCTAATAACTACCTGCATAGTCTAGTGCAGAAAGGTGCAAAAAATACTATAAATATTACCAACCAAAGATTTTTAGATAATACGATTTTTTTACCAACCGATGAAAAGGAAGTAGAAAATATTGCATCATTGTTAAATAATATTGATCAAAAAATCCAAACCGAAGAAGCAATTTTAACACAGTTTGAAAATCAAAAAAAATACCTTCTGAATCAAATGTTTGTATAGATTTTTATACAAACATTTGTTGAAATAAAAACGTTTTCTGTTCCTTCAGCTCTTTTATATATTGAGTTTCGATATTAATTTTTGAATCGATTGAAGATAATAAACTTTCTATTTTATTTTGTTCTTCCAAAGGGGGGCAATAAATAAATGTTTCTCCATAATCTTTGAAATAGATATGTGGAATCCCAGAACCAACTTTGTATTTCTCAAAGTTGAAGTATTTTAAACAGAAAAAAATATATTTCAAATTAACATCTGGTTTTACAGTCAGATAGTTCAAAGTACCAATAACCGAAAACTTATCTGATGCGTATTGAACCTTTCCAACTCCAGATCCATCTTTGATTATTAAAATTGCATCTTCATTAATTTGAGGATTTTCCGTAAATGCAATAATACCTGTAGCTCCATAAACTGGGTAAATCCCATTTTTATCAATTACATCGGATTCTGTTAATGATGATGAATAGGAAGAAACACAATTATTTATTTTCTTATTTGGTACTTGATTTAGAATTAGCTTCTGACAAAGCCCTTTAATTAAGGTTTCTAATTGTTCAATTATTTTGTTTTGGGTTTGGATTCGAGAGTCTATTAAGGATAGAAATGACGAAATCTTTTCTTGTTCTTGGATTGACGGAATGACTATTGGTAACAATTTATATTCTTCCGCATTAATTCCTGGTTGCCCTGAGCGCATTGACATTGTTAGTACCCATCTTTGATATTTTTCGGTCAGTGTTTGTGAAAAAATAAAATATGGGTCTTCGGCTCTCACATTAAGACGAATTAAAAAACCTGCAAAGTAAATCTTACCATCCTTATCATTATATAGATAAGACTTTCCGACACTCGCTCCTGTCCTTGCAAAAAGTATATCTCCCTTATGTAATAAGTATTTATTGTCTAACTCTCCATCTGGAGATGATAAAGGATTAGGACAAAATAATCTAGTTTGTTCGTCGATATCTGTGATTCGTATATACTGATTTTCGCCATCGTAATTAGTTGCAGCAGCATTCATACCGTACATAACATTTGTTGCTACTTCCCCCAACTTCTTAGTTTCCCACTCCTCCGAATTATTTTGTTTTGGGTTTGGATTCGAGAGTCTATTAAGGATAGAAATGACGAAATCTTTTCTTGTTCTTGGATTGACGGAATGACTATTGGTAACAATTTATATTCTTCCGCATTAATTCCTGGTTGCCCTGAGCGCATTGACATTGTTAGTACCCATCTTTGATATTTTTCGGTCAGTGTTTGTGAAAAAATAAAATATGGGTCTTCGGCTCTCACATTAAGACGAATTAAAAAACCTGCAAAGTAAATCTTACCATCCTTATCATTATATAGATAAGACTTTCCGACACTCGCTCCTGTCCTTGCAAAAAGTATATCTCCCTTATGTAATAAGTATTTATTGTCTAACTCTCCATCTGGAGATGATAAAGGATTAGGACAAAATAATCTAGTTTGTTCGTCGATATCTGTGATTCGTATATACTGATTTTCGCCATCGTAATTAGTTGCAGCAGCATTCATACCGTACATAACATTTGTTGCTACTTCCCCCAACTTCTTAGTTTCCCACTCCTCCGTTATTTTGTTTTGGGTTTGGATTCGAGAGTCTATTAAGGATAGAAATGACGAAATCTTTTCTTGTTCTTGGATTGACGGAATGACTATTGGTAACAATTTATATTCTTCCGCATTAATTCCTGGTTGCCCTGAGCGCATTGACATTGTTAGTACCCATCTTTGATATTTTTCGGTCAGTGTTTGTGAAAAAATAAAATATGGGTCTTCGGCTCTCACATTAAGACGAATTAAAAAACCTGCAAAGTAAATCTTACCATCCTTATCATTATATAGATAAGACTTTCCGACACTCGCTCCTGTCCTTGCAAAAAGTATATCTCCCTTATGTAATAAGTATTTATTGTCTAACTCTCCATCTGGAGATGATAAA is a window encoding:
- a CDS encoding restriction endonuclease subunit S, with translation MINKKLKVGNVPNLRFPEFTEEWETKKLGEVATNVMYGMNAAATNYDGENQYIRITDIDEQTRLFCPNPLSSPDGELDNKYLLHKGDILFARTGASVGKSYLYNDKDGKIYFAGFLIRLNVRAEDPYFIFSQTLTEKYQRWVLTMSMRSGQPGINAEEYKLLPIVIPSIQEQEKISSFLSLIDSRIQTQNKITEEWETKKLGEVATNVMYGMNAAATNYDGENQYIRITDIDEQTRLFCPNPLSSPDGELDNKYLLHKGDILFARTGASVGKSYLYNDKDGKIYFAGFLIRLNVRAEDPYFIFSQTLTEKYQRWVLTMSMRSGQPGINAEEYKLLPIVIPSIQEQEKISSFLSLIDSRIQTQNKIIRRSGKLRSWGK
- a CDS encoding restriction endonuclease subunit S, with protein sequence MGEVATNVMYGMNAAATNYDGENQYIRITDIDEQTRLFCPNPLSSPDGELDNKYLLHKGDILFARTGASVGKSYLYNDKDGKIYFAGFLIRLNVRAEDPYFIFSQTLTEKYQRWVLTMSMRSGQPGINAEEYKLLPIVIPSIQEQEKISSFLSLIDSRIQTQNKIIEQLETLIKGLCQKLILNQVPNKKINNCVSSYSSSLTESDVIDKNGIYPVYGATGIIAFTENPQINEDAILIIKDGSGVGKVQYASDKFSVIGTLNYLTVKPDVNLKYIFFCLKYFNFEKYKVGSGIPHIYFKDYGETFIYCPPLEEQNKIESLLSSIDSKINIETQYIKELKEQKTFLFQQMFV